The Cloeon dipterum chromosome X, ieCloDipt1.1, whole genome shotgun sequence genome includes a window with the following:
- the LOC135946048 gene encoding alpha-1A adrenergic receptor-like, whose translation MNWSSETQDEPFGNNGTEAAGSIFSMHSTLFLKSVGLGLMVALTIGGNLLVMIAVLATPCGGMLHRSPTHLLIANLAAADLLLGVVVLPLSAARELAGGEWPFGRRLCAVWAAADVLCCTASILSLCGISVDRFVGVTRPLAYSGIITKRRATWMILSIWALALAISIGPPLGWKDASQGDECGVNKQLDYVIFSVLGSFYLPMLVIVILYFQVYRAVAKRSSEIESGKNVCGDVFLRVHYANGLMSRQRPLLTRASTRAAILCTSKFTRQKKAAQTLAIVVGGFLVCWLPFFIILPIDSACSSCGLSGAPFTFAFWLGYFNSCINPFIYACSSYELRRAFRSVLCGRTRGLKRSTANSSPAASIPLNHFI comes from the exons ATGAATTGGAGCTCAGAGACGCAAGACGAACCGTTTGGAAACAATGGTACAGAAGCAGCAGGTTCAATTTTCTCAATGCACTCAACGCTTTTCCTCAAATCCGTCGGCCTTGGCCTCATGGTGGCGCTCACCATTGGTg GCAACCTTTTGGTGATGATCGCCGTTCTGGCGACTCCCTGCGGCGGCATGCTGCACCGCTCGCCGACGCACCTGCTCATCGCCAACCTGGCGGCCGCCGACCTGCTCCTGGGGGTGGTGGTGCTACCCCTTTCAGCCGCCCGCGAGCTGGCCGGCGGTGAATGGCCTTTCGGCCGGCGCCTCTGCGCTGTGTGGGCGGCGGCGGACGTGCTTTGCTGCACCGCCTCCATCCTCTCCCTGTGTGGGATTTCCGTCGACAGGTTCGTCGGCGTCACCAGACCACTCGCCTACTCGGGAATAATTACcaag AGAAGGGCCACTTGGATGATCTTGTCAATTTGGGCGCTGGCCCTCGCCATCAGCATTGGTCCTCCTCTGGGCTGGAAGGATGCGAGTCAGGGTGACGAGTGTGGAGTCAACAAACAGCTGGACTACGTCATCTTCTCTGTGCTTGGATCGTTCTATTTGCCGATGCTAGTCATTGTGATACTTTATTTCCAA GTGTACCGAGCAGTTGCGAAAAGGTCGAGCGAAATAGAGAGCGGCAAGAACGTGTGTGGCGACGTCTTCCTCAGGGTGCACTATGCCAACGGGCTGATGAGCCGGCAGCGTCCTCTGCTCACCAGAGCCTCGACCAGAGCGGCCATTCTCTGCACGTCCAAGTTCACCAGGCAGAAAAAGGCGGCTCAAACGCTGGCTATTGTTGTTGGCGGCTTTCTAGTGTGCTGGCTTCCCTTCTTCATCATACTTCCGATTG ATTCTGCTTGTTCTTCGTGCGGATTGAGTGGAGCGCCGTTCACCTTTGCCTTCTGGCTCGGCTACTTCAACAGTTGCATCAATCCTTTCATTTACGCGTGTTCATCTTATGAGCTGCGCAGAGCTTTCAGGTCGGTTCTCTGCGGCAGAACGAGAGGCCTGAAAAGGAGCACCGCCAACAGCAGTCCCGCGGCGTCCATTCCTTTGAACCACTTCATATAA